A part of Blastopirellula retiformator genomic DNA contains:
- a CDS encoding lactate racemase domain-containing protein, producing MQISLPFGESQKFELELPDEKIVALCDGAGSTLESVRSEVETALTNPPQFPGLAEATVPDDLIAFAIGRHVPQVDQIIATILEVTARAEFADRRIAIVLPNDVSEQLKATITTMGGKRTDVTIERHDPDDRNKLAFIGASKENRPIMINRLLSDADMVIPVGLARLDSSLDYFGPYEAVYPTFTDRETMLRLSAPTFVEQPVLRKRRAGEATEAGHLLGVLFGLVIEANGPETISAIRAGAIDQIAESIQQELANTWRHQPAKRSALTVIAVNGGQQQQTWANFARSLAVAANAVDDNGAILVCSELATHPSATMMQLGEHDDLDEQRRRIRRERTADAAAALQLATTLDRNKIYLLSNLPEAIVDELNMSPVANLEEARKVCEYYESCTFIANGQLSEVAVEGEEISRDIDWDQYAL from the coding sequence ATGCAGATTTCATTGCCGTTCGGCGAAAGCCAAAAATTTGAACTCGAACTGCCGGACGAGAAGATCGTCGCCCTCTGTGATGGGGCGGGCTCAACGCTGGAGTCGGTCCGCAGTGAGGTCGAGACGGCCCTCACCAACCCGCCGCAGTTTCCCGGTCTTGCCGAAGCGACCGTACCGGACGATTTGATCGCATTCGCGATCGGGCGGCACGTCCCGCAGGTCGATCAGATTATCGCGACCATCCTGGAAGTGACCGCCCGGGCCGAGTTCGCGGATCGCCGCATCGCGATCGTGCTTCCCAACGACGTCTCCGAACAACTCAAGGCGACCATCACCACGATGGGCGGAAAGCGAACCGACGTCACCATCGAGCGTCACGATCCGGACGATCGCAACAAGCTCGCCTTCATCGGCGCGTCGAAAGAAAACCGACCGATCATGATCAATCGGCTGCTCAGCGACGCCGACATGGTAATTCCGGTCGGCCTAGCGCGGCTTGACTCATCGCTCGACTACTTTGGCCCTTACGAAGCGGTCTACCCCACGTTCACCGATCGCGAAACGATGCTGCGGTTATCCGCGCCCACCTTTGTCGAACAACCGGTGCTGCGGAAACGTCGCGCCGGCGAAGCGACTGAAGCGGGCCACTTGCTGGGCGTCTTGTTCGGCCTGGTGATCGAAGCGAACGGTCCCGAGACGATCAGCGCCATTCGCGCCGGCGCCATCGACCAAATCGCCGAGTCGATTCAGCAAGAGCTGGCCAACACCTGGCGGCATCAACCGGCCAAGCGATCGGCGCTGACCGTGATCGCCGTCAACGGCGGACAGCAACAGCAAACCTGGGCGAACTTCGCCCGCTCGCTGGCCGTCGCCGCCAATGCGGTCGACGACAATGGCGCAATTCTCGTCTGCAGCGAGCTTGCGACGCATCCCTCGGCGACGATGATGCAGTTGGGCGAGCATGACGACCTGGACGAACAACGCCGCCGCATTCGTCGCGAACGAACCGCCGACGCCGCCGCAGCGCTGCAGTTGGCGACGACGCTCGATCGGAACAAGATCTACTTGTTGAGCAATCTACCCGAAGCGATCGTCGACGAACTGAACATGTCGCCGGTCGCCAACCTGGAAGAAGCCCGCAAGGTGTGCGAATACTACGAGTCGTGCACCTTCATAGCCAATGGGCAACTTTCGGAAGTGGCGGTCGAGGGAGAAGAGATTTCCCGCGATATCGATTGGGATCAATACGCACTATGA
- a CDS encoding outer membrane protein assembly factor BamB family protein, translating to MRVWIVLLALAAGLMLGCEKSADLAEKSPSGSPGPAVEPESTPAKSPIELLQAMASAYAQADSYFDQGKLRLSRTLAGETTFDDVPFAVKLQRPNQLRVDAYQVTIACDGNRLVAKIFDEATDEMDHQALVRPAPEQIDAATLYIDPQQSDPILSEILVGGIVGPPPTLEMLLAKEMPDFSQEADNYVVGVDDTINGRRCHRLICQTPNGPLTMYVDAENFLLRRIEYPQEPMLSALKQSDPNAKISLVADFVNASINDPIHENEFLYNIHGGDKQVAYFVRPAQATASPLLGEKPQPFSLERLSGEKIASTELLAAPTVLAWINDHPSSRLMTDQLTRFAADASTGVEVKLVSVDPHETPGAQVLQRLEQWGANFPVYRDADAVGQMQFRIPGAPTVVLLDDQGRVQFYEAGASPDLAERLWDISKRLTGGENVAETTLAAVQAEKKLYQAALAASMAGKNPYRDLPLPSVSAAAAREFDKFAAETVWSTSDVESPGAVAVLRTGDAERIFVLDGGKAICELDAEGKLVSRHVLSLGEDVVVDRMRVAASDKGLRVALFQPNGQRLWLLDENLEPLFRYPTSDAVHAGIADAQLLSGFEQTTLVVAFQGEIGAHGIDESGKRLWSFREMLQLRDLAPVGPGEIAVMDASSRALVIDRQGKVRREIGLPQRSLLSLCHDPVSGQLLALALAEIEMLEFDALAKDGAQVWSYPLPAAELPQVSPKMAAVSIGELRGWCGLGPDGTVHVMQADGAATDRMAFGEMPLGLGTVGSGDLIIALPDRVVRLRLAPRR from the coding sequence ATGCGAGTTTGGATCGTTCTGTTGGCCTTGGCGGCTGGCCTGATGCTGGGGTGCGAAAAATCAGCCGATCTGGCCGAAAAATCTCCGTCCGGTTCCCCCGGTCCGGCGGTGGAGCCAGAATCGACGCCCGCCAAGTCGCCGATCGAATTGCTGCAAGCGATGGCTTCGGCGTACGCCCAGGCCGACAGTTACTTTGATCAAGGCAAATTGCGGCTCAGCCGGACGCTGGCGGGGGAAACGACCTTCGATGATGTTCCCTTTGCGGTCAAGCTGCAGCGTCCCAACCAGTTGCGGGTAGACGCCTACCAGGTGACGATCGCCTGCGACGGCAACCGACTGGTCGCCAAAATCTTTGATGAAGCGACCGACGAGATGGATCATCAGGCGCTGGTTCGACCGGCGCCAGAACAGATTGACGCCGCAACGCTCTACATCGATCCGCAGCAAAGCGACCCGATCTTGTCGGAGATTCTGGTGGGCGGCATCGTCGGTCCGCCCCCGACGCTGGAGATGCTGTTGGCGAAGGAAATGCCCGACTTCTCGCAAGAGGCGGACAATTACGTGGTGGGCGTCGACGATACGATCAACGGGCGTCGGTGCCATCGTCTGATCTGCCAAACGCCCAATGGTCCGCTGACGATGTATGTCGATGCTGAGAATTTTTTGTTGCGGCGGATCGAATATCCCCAGGAACCGATGCTTTCGGCCCTGAAGCAAAGCGATCCCAACGCCAAGATCTCGCTGGTCGCCGACTTCGTCAACGCATCGATCAACGACCCGATTCATGAAAACGAGTTTCTGTACAACATTCATGGCGGCGACAAGCAAGTCGCCTACTTTGTCCGTCCGGCGCAAGCGACCGCTAGTCCGTTGTTGGGAGAAAAGCCGCAGCCATTTTCGCTTGAGCGTCTGAGCGGCGAGAAAATCGCTTCGACCGAATTGCTTGCCGCGCCGACGGTGTTGGCCTGGATCAACGATCATCCTTCCAGCCGTTTGATGACCGATCAGCTGACCCGCTTTGCGGCCGACGCATCGACCGGCGTCGAAGTGAAACTGGTCTCGGTCGATCCGCACGAGACGCCGGGGGCACAGGTGCTGCAGCGGCTCGAGCAATGGGGCGCCAACTTTCCGGTCTATCGCGACGCCGATGCCGTCGGGCAAATGCAGTTTCGGATTCCTGGCGCTCCGACCGTCGTCTTGTTGGATGATCAAGGGCGGGTTCAGTTTTACGAGGCGGGCGCTTCGCCTGACCTGGCAGAGCGACTGTGGGACATTTCCAAGCGTTTGACCGGCGGAGAGAACGTCGCCGAGACGACGCTGGCGGCCGTCCAGGCGGAGAAGAAGCTGTATCAAGCGGCGCTGGCCGCATCGATGGCGGGCAAGAATCCGTACCGCGATTTGCCGCTACCCTCGGTAAGCGCGGCGGCGGCTCGCGAGTTTGACAAGTTTGCGGCCGAAACGGTCTGGTCGACTAGCGACGTGGAAAGTCCTGGGGCAGTTGCGGTACTGCGGACCGGCGACGCCGAGCGGATTTTTGTGCTGGACGGCGGGAAAGCGATTTGCGAACTCGACGCCGAGGGGAAATTGGTCTCGCGGCATGTATTGAGTCTGGGGGAAGACGTCGTCGTCGACCGAATGCGGGTCGCAGCCAGCGACAAAGGGCTGCGGGTAGCGCTGTTTCAGCCCAACGGCCAACGCCTGTGGCTGTTGGATGAGAACTTGGAGCCGCTGTTCCGTTATCCAACCAGCGACGCCGTGCATGCCGGGATCGCCGACGCTCAACTGCTGAGCGGGTTCGAGCAAACGACGCTGGTGGTGGCGTTTCAGGGAGAAATTGGCGCCCATGGCATCGACGAGAGCGGGAAGCGGCTGTGGAGTTTTCGCGAGATGTTGCAGCTGCGCGATCTGGCGCCGGTTGGTCCGGGAGAGATCGCGGTGATGGATGCGTCAAGTCGAGCCTTGGTGATCGATCGGCAGGGAAAAGTCCGCCGCGAGATCGGTCTGCCGCAGCGGTCGTTGTTGTCGCTCTGCCACGATCCGGTCTCAGGGCAGCTGTTGGCGCTGGCCTTGGCCGAGATCGAGATGCTGGAGTTTGACGCGCTGGCGAAAGACGGAGCGCAGGTCTGGAGCTATCCGCTGCCGGCGGCCGAATTGCCGCAGGTGTCGCCGAAGATGGCGGCCGTTTCGATTGGCGAGCTGCGGGGGTGGTGCGGACTGGGGCCTGACGGCACCGTGCACGTGATGCAGGCCGATGGCGCTGCGACCGATCGAATGGCGTTTGGCGAGATGCCCCTCGGGCTGGGAACGGTCGGCAGCGGCGATCTGATTATCGCGCTGCCTGATCGCGTGGTGCGGTTACGTCTGGCGCCGAGACGCTAG
- a CDS encoding Hpt domain-containing protein — protein MSTQSATQPLFSDLGDDPDLAEIVDMFVSEMPDRIESMLRCVDQNDWEGLGRIAHQLKGAAGSYGFGQITPYAAQLEHDCRNDTGEQQMINSFRELASICRRIRSGAPA, from the coding sequence ATGTCGACGCAGTCCGCTACGCAGCCACTCTTCTCCGATTTGGGGGACGACCCCGATTTGGCCGAAATCGTCGATATGTTCGTCTCAGAAATGCCCGATCGAATCGAATCGATGCTTCGCTGCGTTGATCAGAACGACTGGGAAGGCCTGGGACGCATCGCGCACCAGCTGAAGGGAGCGGCCGGCAGCTACGGCTTTGGTCAGATTACCCCGTACGCCGCCCAGTTAGAGCACGACTGTCGCAACGACACCGGCGAACAACAGATGATCAACTCGTTTCGCGAGCTGGCCAGCATCTGCCGCCGCATCCGCAGCGGCGCGCCCGCCTAA